Proteins from one Loktanella sp. M215 genomic window:
- a CDS encoding penicillin-binding protein activator, whose product MTATLPRPPFSRLRRLAARTTAACAALWMAACAPLPMTEGSNTGLQIDPNAPVQVALLVPAGSGDSNDALLARNLENAARMAIADLNGVQIDLRVYNSGASPAQAAQVATQAADEGAKIILGPLYGATVNPVGNAVAARNINVLALSNNPTVAGGNVFVLGPTFNNTANRLVSYARRSGIERFGIVHANDIGGQLGRDAVVAAVQANGAQVAGIGSYALSQQGITSATPQIAATLKQAGAQAVFLTASANADLPIIATSLPGAGINPADTRYLGLTNWSVLPQALSLPGVQGGLFAVPDRGMTANFEARYNATYGTMPLPPAGLAYDGIAAIGALVATGNRNALTKAALTTSQGFQGTNGIFRLLPNGLNERGLAVATIRNNQVVILENAPRSFDRAGS is encoded by the coding sequence ATGACTGCCACGCTGCCCCGGCCCCCGTTTTCCCGCCTCCGGCGTCTTGCTGCACGCACCACTGCCGCCTGTGCCGCCCTGTGGATGGCGGCCTGCGCGCCGCTGCCCATGACCGAAGGTTCGAATACGGGTCTGCAGATTGACCCCAACGCACCGGTCCAGGTGGCCCTGCTGGTCCCCGCAGGATCAGGAGACAGCAACGACGCGCTGCTGGCGCGCAACCTTGAAAATGCCGCGCGCATGGCAATCGCCGATCTGAACGGCGTCCAGATCGACCTGCGCGTCTACAACTCGGGCGCGAGCCCTGCGCAGGCCGCACAGGTCGCGACCCAGGCCGCGGACGAAGGGGCCAAGATCATCCTTGGCCCGCTGTACGGCGCCACCGTGAACCCGGTCGGCAACGCCGTGGCCGCGCGCAACATCAACGTGCTCGCCCTGTCGAACAACCCCACCGTCGCGGGCGGCAACGTCTTCGTCCTCGGGCCGACCTTCAACAATACCGCCAACCGCCTCGTGTCCTACGCCCGCCGGTCGGGGATCGAGCGGTTCGGCATCGTCCATGCCAACGACATCGGCGGCCAGCTGGGCCGTGACGCCGTCGTCGCCGCCGTGCAGGCAAACGGCGCGCAGGTTGCGGGCATCGGCAGCTATGCCCTGTCCCAGCAAGGCATCACCAGCGCCACGCCGCAGATCGCGGCCACGCTGAAGCAGGCGGGTGCGCAGGCCGTGTTCCTGACCGCCAGCGCCAACGCCGACTTGCCGATCATCGCGACTTCGCTGCCCGGCGCCGGGATCAACCCGGCCGACACCCGCTACCTCGGCCTGACGAACTGGTCCGTGCTGCCGCAGGCGCTGTCGCTGCCCGGCGTGCAGGGAGGCCTTTTCGCCGTGCCCGACCGCGGCATGACCGCCAATTTCGAGGCGCGCTACAACGCAACCTACGGCACCATGCCGCTGCCGCCCGCGGGCCTTGCCTATGACGGCATTGCCGCGATCGGCGCACTGGTGGCCACCGGCAACCGGAACGCGCTGACCAAGGCCGCGCTGACGACCTCGCAAGGGTTCCAGGGCACCAACGGCATCTTCCGCCTGCTGCCCAACGGGCTGAACGAACGCGGCCTTGCCGTTGCGACGATCCGCAACAATCAGGTCGTCATCCTTGAAAACGCCCCACGCAGTTTCGACCGTGCAGGCAGCTAG
- the rsmI gene encoding 16S rRNA (cytidine(1402)-2'-O)-methyltransferase, with protein sequence MNYEIRPLSAGLYLVATPIGSARDITLRALDILASCDVIAAEDTRTARKLMEIHGVPLGKRPVVAFHDHSGAGQIARLVADVAAGKAVACVSEAGTPLIADPGFELALAVRDAGLPVTAAPGASAVLTALAVGGLPTDRFAFVGFLSAAAAQRATQLADLRDMPFTLVIYESPKRVHALLNAACEVLGGDREAVVCRELTKKFEEVTRGTLQSLADDFDGRAVKGEIVVLIGRVGAQTVSDGDVETALRDAMVTMRIKDAATAVAGALGLPRRQVYQTALGLDRKDD encoded by the coding sequence ATGAATTACGAGATCAGACCATTGTCGGCGGGATTGTATCTGGTGGCGACGCCGATCGGGTCGGCCCGCGACATCACGTTGCGCGCGCTGGACATTCTGGCCAGCTGCGACGTGATCGCGGCAGAGGACACGCGGACCGCGCGCAAGCTGATGGAGATCCACGGCGTGCCCTTGGGCAAGCGTCCGGTCGTGGCGTTCCACGATCACAGCGGCGCAGGGCAGATCGCGCGGCTGGTGGCCGATGTTGCTGCAGGTAAGGCGGTTGCCTGCGTGTCAGAGGCCGGCACCCCGCTGATCGCGGACCCGGGGTTCGAACTGGCGCTGGCGGTCCGGGACGCGGGTCTGCCGGTGACTGCGGCGCCCGGCGCGTCCGCCGTGCTGACGGCGCTCGCTGTCGGAGGGCTGCCGACGGACCGCTTTGCCTTCGTGGGGTTCCTGTCGGCCGCGGCAGCGCAGCGCGCGACGCAGCTGGCTGACCTGCGGGATATGCCGTTCACGCTGGTGATCTACGAATCACCGAAACGCGTTCATGCTTTATTAAATGCGGCGTGCGAGGTTCTGGGAGGCGATCGGGAAGCGGTGGTGTGCCGGGAGCTGACCAAGAAGTTTGAAGAGGTGACACGCGGCACGCTTCAGTCGCTGGCCGATGATTTCGACGGACGCGCCGTCAAGGGCGAGATCGTCGTGTTGATTGGCCGCGTGGGGGCGCAGACCGTGTCCGATGGCGATGTCGAAACCGCGTTGCGCGATGCGATGGTGACGATGCGGATCAAGGATGCGGCGACGGCGGTGGCCGGGGCGCTGGGATTGCCGCGGCGTCAGGTCTATCAGACGGCGCTTGGCTTGGACCGAAAGGACGACTGA
- a CDS encoding YraN family protein — MQDGLRQRTNHYAGLAAEDIVARSYAARGFTEAARRWRGRGGEIDLILRDGNDVVFVEVKKSRTHAQAAQRVTRRQMDRICTAASEFVGTEPRGSLTPMRFDVATVDATGQVQVIANAFGGW; from the coding sequence ATGCAGGACGGGTTGCGCCAAAGGACAAACCATTACGCAGGTTTGGCGGCAGAGGATATCGTTGCCCGGTCTTATGCCGCGCGCGGCTTTACGGAAGCCGCACGCCGGTGGCGGGGACGTGGCGGTGAAATCGATCTGATTTTGCGGGACGGGAACGACGTCGTCTTCGTTGAGGTCAAGAAAAGCCGGACCCATGCACAGGCAGCTCAGCGGGTGACGCGGCGGCAGATGGACCGGATCTGCACTGCCGCGTCGGAATTCGTGGGGACGGAACCGCGCGGATCGCTGACGCCGATGCGATTCGATGTGGCGACGGTGGATGCGACGGGACAAGTTCAGGTGATCGCGAACGCCTTCGGCGGCTGGTGA
- the gshB gene encoding glutathione synthase, producing the protein MSLNVAIQMDPIGPINIDADSTFRIAEEAQKRGHRLFYYTPDKLAFREGRVTARGWPLTVRREKGNHFTLGEATEVDLADFDVVWLRQDPPFDMGYITTTHLLDMLAETTLVVNNPFWVRNYPEKLLVLQFQDLTPPTMIARDLDTLRDFRATHGDVILKPLYGNGGAGVFKLGQSDSNLASLHELFSGINREPLIMQKFLPAVSKGDKRIILVDGEAVGAINRVPAEGETRSNMHVGGRPEKVALTDRDREICDRIGPLLREKGQIFVGIDVIGDWLTEINLTSPTGIQELERFDGTNIAEKIWLAIEGRRAT; encoded by the coding sequence ATGTCCCTTAACGTTGCGATCCAGATGGACCCTATTGGTCCGATCAACATCGATGCCGACAGCACGTTTCGCATCGCCGAAGAAGCGCAGAAGCGCGGTCACCGGCTGTTCTATTACACGCCGGACAAACTGGCGTTCCGCGAAGGGCGGGTCACGGCGCGGGGCTGGCCTTTGACGGTGCGGCGCGAGAAGGGAAATCACTTCACGCTGGGCGAGGCGACAGAGGTCGATCTGGCCGATTTCGACGTGGTCTGGCTGCGTCAGGATCCGCCGTTCGACATGGGATACATCACCACGACACATCTGCTGGACATGCTGGCCGAGACGACGCTTGTGGTGAACAATCCGTTCTGGGTCCGCAACTATCCCGAAAAGCTGCTGGTCCTGCAGTTTCAGGATCTGACTCCGCCTACGATGATTGCCCGCGACCTGGACACGCTGCGCGATTTCCGGGCCACCCATGGCGATGTGATCCTGAAGCCCTTGTACGGCAACGGCGGTGCTGGCGTGTTCAAGCTGGGGCAATCGGACAGCAACCTCGCGTCCCTGCACGAGCTGTTTTCCGGTATCAACCGTGAGCCGCTGATCATGCAGAAGTTCCTGCCGGCGGTGTCAAAAGGCGACAAGCGCATCATCCTTGTCGATGGCGAGGCGGTGGGTGCGATCAACCGGGTGCCTGCGGAAGGCGAAACCCGGTCCAATATGCACGTCGGCGGGCGCCCCGAGAAGGTCGCCTTGACGGACCGTGACCGCGAAATCTGCGACCGAATTGGGCCGCTGCTGCGGGAAAAGGGCCAAATCTTCGTGGGCATTGACGTGATCGGGGACTGGCTGACCGAGATCAACCTGACCTCTCCCACCGGGATTCAGGAGTTGGAGCGGTTCGACGGCACGAATATCGCTGAAAAGATCTGGCTGGCCATCGAAGGCCGCCGCGCCACCTAG
- a CDS encoding DUF2125 domain-containing protein → MPPIDAGATDYEGAAMKLLLIIVLSVAAIYAGVWVVASRGLNHGLQAGIAAAEAQGWQIDSGSLTTGGFPSRFDVHATDLTVTAPDGNLIWQAPWLETAALSYRPNKVIAVFPPQQTLRVDGQTLTLASDGLRASLAVAATRLLDFSTMTAEAQSLSLASDLGWSVTGGAAVLGLRAHGPAANTFEAYLKMADVQPSLALPSAPTAPAQVTADATFTLDRPLDRLALLPARPGITALTLDTLTVDWGGLVLSANGDLSVDPAGIPTGTITVVATGWRDRIGLLAEAGLVPAGMLQTLTSMAGMLTGAGGALTLPLTFANGNMALGPVPLGPAPRIALP, encoded by the coding sequence ATGCCCCCTATAGACGCAGGGGCGACCGATTACGAGGGGGCCGCCATGAAGCTTTTGTTGATCATCGTGCTGAGCGTTGCAGCCATCTACGCTGGCGTCTGGGTGGTCGCGTCGCGCGGGCTGAACCATGGCCTGCAGGCCGGCATCGCTGCGGCCGAGGCGCAGGGCTGGCAGATCGACTCCGGCAGCCTGACCACGGGCGGCTTCCCGTCCCGCTTCGACGTGCATGCGACTGACCTCACCGTGACGGCGCCCGACGGCAATCTGATCTGGCAGGCGCCTTGGCTGGAAACCGCGGCCCTGTCCTACCGCCCGAACAAGGTGATCGCGGTCTTCCCACCGCAGCAGACGCTGCGGGTGGACGGGCAGACCCTTACCCTCGCTTCAGACGGCCTGCGCGCCAGCCTTGCCGTCGCGGCGACGCGTCTTCTGGATTTCAGCACCATGACGGCAGAGGCACAGTCCCTGTCGCTCGCATCAGACCTTGGTTGGTCCGTCACTGGCGGGGCGGCCGTGCTGGGCCTGCGCGCACACGGACCTGCCGCCAACACGTTTGAGGCCTATCTGAAAATGGCTGACGTGCAGCCAAGCCTCGCGTTGCCGTCCGCACCGACCGCGCCGGCACAGGTTACAGCGGACGCGACCTTCACCCTTGATCGTCCGCTCGACCGGCTGGCCCTGCTGCCGGCACGTCCCGGCATCACGGCCCTCACGCTCGACACATTGACGGTGGACTGGGGGGGGCTGGTGCTCTCAGCGAACGGCGACCTCTCCGTCGATCCTGCCGGTATACCAACCGGCACGATCACCGTCGTGGCGACGGGCTGGCGCGACCGGATCGGCCTGCTGGCCGAAGCCGGCCTCGTTCCTGCGGGGATGTTGCAGACGCTGACCAGCATGGCGGGGATGCTGACAGGCGCCGGCGGCGCCCTGACCCTGCCGCTGACCTTCGCAAACGGCAACATGGCGCTGGGGCCAGTCCCGCTGGGACCCGCCCCGCGCATCGCACTGCCCTAG
- a CDS encoding gamma-glutamylcyclotransferase translates to MRLWVFGYGSLLWNPGFKPAEARRAVLRDYHRSFCMLSIHHRGTPEVPGLVLALDAVPGGQCTGMAFRADDAEAEAVLEMLRARELISSAYLERTVTLQTEDGPLEAVAYVIDPAHEQYVQLDLETQATMIARSNGGRGPNPEYLFRTAEHLDQMGIVDPDMRWLVDRVKRLA, encoded by the coding sequence ATGCGCTTGTGGGTTTTCGGTTACGGATCGCTCTTGTGGAATCCCGGGTTCAAGCCGGCAGAGGCGCGGCGGGCGGTGCTGCGCGACTACCACCGCAGCTTCTGCATGCTGTCGATCCATCATCGCGGGACGCCTGAAGTGCCCGGCCTTGTGCTGGCGCTGGATGCCGTCCCGGGCGGACAATGCACCGGCATGGCCTTTCGCGCCGACGATGCCGAGGCGGAAGCGGTCCTGGAGATGCTGCGCGCGCGTGAACTGATCTCCTCGGCCTATCTGGAGCGGACGGTGACCTTGCAGACCGAGGACGGGCCGCTGGAGGCGGTGGCCTATGTCATCGACCCGGCGCACGAGCAGTATGTGCAGCTTGATCTGGAGACGCAGGCCACGATGATCGCCCGCAGCAATGGCGGGCGGGGACCGAACCCGGAATACCTCTTTCGGACGGCAGAGCATCTGGACCAGATGGGCATCGTGGATCCGGATATGCGCTGGCTGGTGGACCGTGTTAAACGTCTGGCCTAG